One region of Streptomyces sp. CG4 genomic DNA includes:
- a CDS encoding tyrosinase family protein, producing the protein MAYTRKNVNRLTPTERRRFVGALLDIKRSGEYDEFVRMHIDFNTPDGESGLRTAHMAPSFLPWHRKLLLDLERALRRVDDSVTVPYWDWTRDRSATAVPWTDDLLGGNGRRSDRQVMTGPFAYRSGHWKLTENVTDRQYLTRDLGRARDPIQLPTAQDLEVALADPVYDTAPWDSTVTRGFRNKLEGWGPGRGKVSWRNHNRVHRWIGGVMVGGAAVNDPVFWLHHSFVDLQWTRWQQRHRNHRYLPADPPDERDDQHDRVVARHEQLPPWDVTPDELEDMSGIYQYE; encoded by the coding sequence ATGGCGTACACGCGTAAGAACGTCAACCGGCTGACCCCCACCGAGCGGCGCCGGTTCGTGGGCGCCCTGCTGGACATCAAACGCAGCGGTGAGTACGACGAGTTCGTGCGGATGCACATCGACTTCAACACCCCCGACGGCGAGAGCGGGCTGCGCACCGCCCACATGGCACCCTCGTTCCTGCCCTGGCACCGCAAGCTCCTGCTGGACCTGGAGCGGGCGCTGCGCCGGGTGGACGACTCGGTGACGGTGCCGTACTGGGACTGGACCCGCGACCGCTCGGCGACGGCCGTGCCGTGGACCGACGATCTGCTCGGCGGCAACGGGCGGCGCTCGGACCGGCAGGTGATGACCGGCCCGTTCGCCTACCGGTCCGGCCACTGGAAGCTCACCGAGAACGTGACCGACCGGCAGTACCTCACCCGTGACCTCGGCCGCGCCCGGGACCCGATCCAACTGCCCACCGCCCAGGACCTGGAGGTGGCACTGGCCGATCCGGTCTACGACACGGCACCCTGGGACTCGACGGTCACCCGGGGGTTCCGCAACAAGCTGGAGGGGTGGGGGCCGGGCCGGGGCAAGGTCTCCTGGCGCAACCACAACCGGGTGCACCGCTGGATCGGCGGGGTGATGGTCGGCGGCGCCGCCGTCAACGACCCCGTCTTCTGGCTGCACCACTCCTTCGTCGACCTGCAGTGGACCCGCTGGCAGCAGCGCCACCGCAACCACCGCTACCTCCCGGCCGACCCGCCCGACGAGCGTGACGACCAGCACGACCGGGTCGTGGCCCGGCACGAGCAACTGCCGCCGTGGGACGTGACGCCGGACGAACTGGAGGACATGAGCGGGATCTACCAGTACGAGTGA